Within Buteo buteo chromosome 10, bButBut1.hap1.1, whole genome shotgun sequence, the genomic segment CTAACACAGTAATATTTTGGGgaggaactgaaaagaaaagaaatgcaaggtAGGATTTAGTaacaaacagaagtaaaaaactCATGAGGTATCAACAGCTTGTACACACAAAGTACTAATCCAGTTAATGTATTCACTATAATATTCAAGCATGTAGCTTCAGACACTGCTCTGTCACTAGCTATCCTTCACACACCGCTGtcaacagcagctgacagaaagaatattttatcaATTGGAGTATGTTGCATATCTTTTACATTTTATggagtcttttcttcttttcttattttaaattcactgTTTATTCATTTGAGTTCATGAAAGGACACAGACCAACAGACCCAGAGGTTGATGTCCTCTTtcaacagaagagaaataggGAAGGCAAAGGAAGGAGTCCTAGAATAGTATTTTTTCACTAGGTTCCACAATTTTACATCCTGTTTTCAAAGGTGGAAGCGGAACTATGAAAAATTTTGAAGTAGCAATTGTTTTGTGCATCTGCTGTTTTGGACAGTTTTCATTAGCACTAAGATCCTACCACTTATAACAAGAACCTGTGCAACTCATctcagtttttttaaagacaattcaTTCTTAATGGAACTGAAGTGGAGATGTCATTCTGTCTGTCTAAACCAAATCCTAATATTAACTCTGTACAGTAGCTATTTTAACTAACCTTTGACATAAAATACTATGTGCTGAGACTGCTCTCCCCATTCATTAATGATATGCATTTGTATGTTCCTGCATCCTTTAGCTGAGCCCTGTCTTTGGTATATTTACCACCTACTGCTTCAAGAGTAGCGATCCCATCACCTATTTTCTTTCACGGAGTACTCTGAACAGATGTAACATCTGCAGATGTGCAAGAGATGGTAACACTTTGTCCTTGTATCACTGCATTTGAAGGGAAAACTGAAAGTGTAATTTTTGGTGCAGCTACAAAAATAGTAAAGAATAAGAAAGCGAGATGGATTAGTGGCAGAAGTGATCCCTAAGCAATACACTGTTGCCATGCAATAAACAGAAGCAGTGGGGCTAAAGCAGAGAAGTCTGCTTActactgaaaatgaaacttgCTATCATTGCATGTAGGTTGAAGACTCAGCATTTGGTATAGCTTTAATGCAGCTTGCAAGAACAGGATAGACTCATAACAAGGAGAGCCAAGGGGCTGTAATACAGTCCCTCCACAGAGATTTGAGCACGTACTTTTTCTTTGAATCTTTTGTATGCAGGTGTCTGGATCCTCCACTGAGAcctatttggaagaaaatacgGGCACTGCATAGCTTCTTTGCCTCATGCATACATTTGCCAAACAGAAGGAGTAATAGAAGCTCAGCTGACCTGAGGACTTTGCATATGCTATCTGTACCAAGACAGATTTCACCCTTCATTATTTGAAGCTTCCTAAATGACCTAATGATATTAGGACCACCTTTTAACTCCATTGACATCAAAGACAGAATTCCCCCATCCTTCACAGATGAGATCTGGACCTAcaatacataaaacaaaaaacttgtGTTCCATCTTGTTCTACTAACCTTGAACAAGCAATttgacagctttttcttctctgccaaaTTGGTTATAAGCTTCACATTCATAAAGCCCCATATCTTGACTTTTTACATTCTGTATAGGTAAAGTGGCATCTTCAAACATTTTCTCCAGCTCCCCAGTGgctgtctttttcttccaagagaTCACTGGAGCCGGATTACCAGAACTAGTACACTTCATCACCACAGTTTCTCCTTCTCTAACAGCAGTAGCAGGGATAACAGAGATCATTGTATTCTTTGGTCCATCTGAAAGGAAGAATCCTATAGTTAATCATCACTGGATTTTTTAGAGATGGATCCAACAAGTCCTACTGAATGCCAGGCTGTCAGCCTCCcgaagttaatttctttttcattctcagaATAAGTAAAGCACACAGTATGGGAGCTTCCATACAAACTCTTTATAGCCTAAACATACTAACCAAGTACTTCTAAACAAGAACGTTAAGGTAGATCAGTTTCTCATTCATTCAGATCCTGACTTAAGACTGTCATTACATTAAAGATTTCATGTCTTTGTTTTGCTCATCCACACTGCTCCTTTTCTTGGGGAATAGCAGAGGActatgctgatttttttgtacTCCCAGGGTTTTGTTTAGTTTGATGGTTACATTTATCACTGAAGTCAAGTGGAGAATTaaccaattatttttaaattattgggAAAACATTACACATACTCACATTCCACATTAAGTGTTATTTCACTTTTACTTTTCCCAAACTTGTTTTCTGCTATACATTCGTAGTCTCCTCCATTTAGGAATGTCACAGATGGAAGAAGGAGAATTCTTCCCTCACTGTAAGACCCCATGTCTGCACTGTCAgattttctccttaaaataaTCTTGGGAGGAGGGTTACCCTCAGCAGAACACTGTATGGaaacattttctccttctcGAACTGTTATAGAAGGCTCAATAGAGAGTTCTGTAATGTTTGGAGAACCTGCatgacaaaagaaaaggctgttaTACTAATTAAAAAGTACTAAAGATGGAGAGGGTTTTAAGAAAGCAGGAATTGCTAGCCCAAGGATctgttcattttggttttggtccCAGGCTCCATCTGAGACTTTGGCTCTATTGAAacagtagtagtagtagcagCAGCACCATCATCatcagtagtagtagtaataataatagtgtCCCAAAGAGTTTTACTATTAAACAACTACTAAATGACTAAAACTAGTAGTTCAAAGAAGGAGACATGACGTCACTGTGAAATTGCTATGTATATTAGCATTTCAAGGAAGtaagtgcccccccccccacacacactttccCAGATTCTTTTATCACTTTGAGTGTTGCATTGCAGGAAATGTATAGAGTTACGCATGTACAACAGCAGTACAGAGAATTTGCTGAAAATTAAGCatagaaatgaaaagcacaGCCCATGAAGAACAGCAGTAAATTGAAAGCTAAATCCTGAATACATAACAAGGAAGGCCCCATAATTTcctaattttcagtgtttcagcatCCTCTAACCCAACAGGCAGCTGCCAGGTGGGTACTGGATAACACAAGTTAAATTCAAGCAGACTTGTACCTTGTATGACAATGTCCAtagttgctttctctgttttattagTTACCAGATTAATTACTTCACAGATGTACAGTCCTGAATCAGTGAAACGGGTATGGGGAATAAAAAGGACATTGTTTTCTATCAGATGCTGAATGCTTTCATCAGCCAAATGTTTTCTCCAAACTGTTTGTGTTGGTGAATTACTCTCAGTCACACAAGTGAGTTTTAGAGGGTCTCCTTCCATTGGCGAGTTGCCTGGAGATGCAGTAATGATAGTAATTTTGGGGCCAACtggaagagaacaaaagaaagataagGTCAGTAAGttaatgaaaaatgacatgCACATCTTTAACACTAGCTTCTCTAGAGGTACATTTCACGcaatatcaagaaaaaaaaagaataatgtgTATTCCAGTAACACAGTGGAACAATTTTTCCACACATGATGAGACATTTAGCTTGCAGCTTTGAAAGATAAACTAGACAAAATATgtacaaatttatttatttttttttactcatacATTTGTCTCCCTATTGTTTAGGACTATAAACTTGGAACTGCTAAGCATACAatggcaattttaaaaataattttttatctgcatgctgccatttttcttctggtcCTTACTTTTTGACTGAGCACCAGGACCCAAGGTAAGAAAGTGAGAGAAGAGTTACTGAAGGTCTTACTTCTGTCATGAACAACAGTAGGTATTTAATGACACAGTGACTGTTACTGAATACAACAGAATTCAACTGAATACAATAGATTATCTACATAAATAACATAGATAAGAAGTTCAGATTATAAATGATTTATAGCACACGCTTTATAAGCCCATTCCATTAAACTTAACATTAAACAGTACTTGGTGTGAAAGCcttagaataaaaatacttacagTTTGTATTCAGTTTCTGAGAAGTTACTCTTTCTTTAGGTTCAAAGTCCATATAAGCAATTGGTAACTTGGCCACACAGATAATCTCTTTCCCAATATCTTCAGCCGTGGGATTAAAAGAATAAGTCACAGTTTTTGTCTCTGTATTTGTGCTGTCATCTTcataaaaattttcttcatgaagaatATACCCCTCTTTCTTTAGGAGTACTTCCAGGTGATCAGAAGGATACACATCAGGAATTTTACAGATGACAGTGACTGGTTCTCCAGCAACTAAGGATGGCCTGATCTCAATGATAGGATTGCTGGGGAAAgctaaaagaataaaatccatttctttaGTCTAGCAGAGATGAGCTCTAGGGTCAACGTAAGAGCAAGATCCAGACATCAAACATCTTGAGTTCAGATGCATTCAGAACATGATGTTACATCAACTTTATTACAAGACATATCTTGATATGAAGACATACAGGTCTTTTATAAGCAGTTCATACACTAACAGGAATTATATTTGTACAATTGTTGAAATATGATCACAAATAATCTAATAAGATCCAGCAAGGCACCTAGGCAGTGATAGAGCTGCCTAAATATGGGCATTCAGAGCAAGCCATACATTGGTGGCatcctgttttctgtgttggtAGGTTTAGACATCTGAATCATTCCCCTGCAAACTGCAAaggctttggttttttggttttttggggttttttgttgttgtttttgtttggtttgttttgtttttcccagctCTATGGATGTTTTGGGGAGTCTACGTTTTGGCTTTCAAGTATTACCAAGAATAAGTACTAACTTCAGTGCAGAAAGCTAAGCAGAAAGGGGCTAAGAAAGAGTCCTGAACAGACAGATAAAGGAATCTTACAAGGAAATATATGTTGAGCTATAGCAGGCTCATTATCCTAGCATTATCAGTTAACTGCCAACCATGATATCCAAAAACAATTATTGATTTTTTACGAATGTGTACTACTTCAAGAGAATTTTACATGTTTACTTACAGTAAAGTTCAACTTTGAtactcttctcttttttctctttctcaccaCAGAAGACAGTACACAGATAATCATGAGAATTCACAATGCTAACTGGATTCATAGTCAAGGTAGAGTATGTCCTATGGTTGTTCACTGTTCCTCCAAGGGGGTTGTCCATCTGGGTTCTCCAGGAAAAACTTGGTGATGCACAGCCAGTAGTATTGCATGTGAGTATGAGTGTTTCTCCAATCTGTGCAACAATTCTGTTAGCAGGTATAATCtccatttcaaatgctttaacTACAATAGGGAGAACATACATAAACTCAGCAGCATTCTCAacttttattttgccatttcttcTCATGTTCTACTGTGACATGAGGTCATCACTTTGCAAGTTTACTTTACAGTTGTGTGGAGGTTAAACTAATAAAGCTCATACAGTGGTTTACCTCTCCAAAATACCCCATAAACATCGCTACTTTTGTCAAGGATAATACAGACTCAGATGACTCTAACAGACGGTTCTCATGTATAAAATGGCATAAACCCAATGCTgtcagtgaaaataaatgcagaggcacaatataacttttttttgtcaggtGGATCTGGTTCTAAAACTTTGTAACATTTGAGGGGAGGGGCGGTAAGTAAGATAGCAAGGACAACTGCAGAATCACTTTCAACAGGACATTTAGTAGCAGACTTGACTGATACTGTCAGGGATGACAGTAAAAATCAAACATGCAGTGATATACTGCAGTTGTCTCCTAGACTGTCTTTTAGTGAACTCAGTAAGAAAATGACTGTGTCACTGCAGAGCATAGAAAAGCTCAAAGTAAACGTCAAAAAAACTTTCTGACATTTTGACAAAACTACTTAATTGACAGTTATAGTCACTGAAATCTAAAAGCAACcagaacaaagagaaataaagatcAAACAGTAAATTGTAGGTCAGTTTACACttagcaaaattaaaaacaaataaagcaaacGCCCCCATCCCCCCAACTTACCAGTCATAAACACATACAAAATTAGCAGCACAGCTCGGCTTGTTCTTCCCATCTGTTCTAACCTTTGTAAGTGCTGTTACTAGGTAAAGAAAGTAAATTCAAAAGCCGTGCTTTCTATTTTCTGTGAAGAAGCACAGTGagatcctgctgctctgccacagTTTTCCAGAAGAGAGCCCGCGCGCGGTTTATAAGGGCTCTCCTCCAGGTGGAGCGGGAAATCCCGGGACGGGGAAACCCAGGGCGGGAGGAGACCCGTGGCCGCGGCCCGGGCTCGGCGCCCTCTGCTGCCTCTCTCCGCACAGAACTCAAAGCCCGGGGAAGCCGTAACCACTGACACTTGTGATGCTGTGCCTGCCAGGCTTAAAACGAGCAAGCCAAGGTCTGGTCCTACAGGTAATTGAAGGGCGCTGTATCTCCGAGGGAAAAGTTATTCAAGCTTGCTTTCAGTGCAAATGTATTTGCAGGGCTGAATCTTCAGCATACTTCTAACAATCCTCGGTTCTGTAAATAACTTTCCCTTGGAAAACTGCGCTACCAGTTTAAGACGTGTTGTTACTCACGTTCCTAAGTATTTTGGGCCCCTAAAAGTGAAGAAACAAGTCAGATAACAGAAGTCTGGAGATCCGACTTGATCAGCTTGAACCAGGCTCATCCTGTTCAGATGAATTGAATGAACTAGTTTTCCCAATCCCTCTTTAAAAATGTCCCTAAAATGTCTCTCTTTCAAGAGGCTACTGCTATGCATTATGTTACTGATATGCCTCTCAGATCTCTTATGTCCTGTTTATATATAATTGAAGTATAGCAGTTGATAATACAACTCTGGGATTATTTTCAGAATTCGGTTTCCAGTGGGTGTACGAATCCAGTTTGGAATGTCTGAGGACAACTATTACTGGCTAATATAGCGGCAATgttataaaaaaagtaaaataacattttcagtgaTTAATTTTCAATTGCAAAATGCTATGAGTGCAAATAATGGATAAAGGTTTCCACATCTCAGTTGTTTACTTATTCAACTTCTTGAGTAGTTCATATTGGTTGATTATGAACCACtgaataaaagcagcaagaaattaaaaccaaaacatatatgcttttaaaatgtctctgGCAAATCATCTGGTATGTAATACTTTGGTCATTTGATGTCTGTGAAATATTGTCATCATACAGTATATTTTATAAGCAGCACAGATTCAAATGTCTAGTAAATGAGTAATaacttggaaaaataaaggctGTAGTAACAATGCTGTAATgttaaagaaatttaattgcTGAAAAGCTGGCACTACATCAACATAATATTTTTTGAGTGGAGCAGATTTTACAGTTAATAACCTAATGCTAACTCCAAAATACCATGTTCACGCAAGAGCAGTACCAGAACGTATAAGGCTCCTGCTGGCCTACAGCAAGTGTGTCTTCTTCAGGaactattttcttctgctttttccctgACTGCAGCTGCCCCTACATTTGCATCCTCATCAAAGGACAGCTGGACAGCACAAGCTGCTACAGAAACACACTAGGTAAAATAAGAAGTATCAACCACTTTTTTCATACACCTATAATAAACTCCTAAATATAAAAGGGATGTAATGATTGTGGGAAGATAAAATTGTGATCTCAGGCAGAAAGTATgtcttcaaaataataataattaataataacaacaatattcagaaatacaaaaaaactaAACAAGACAACCCAAGCATTACCCAGAAGACAATAACACAGGGAAATCTGAAGCACCTAGCAACACTGAACCAAAAGTCACTAACGCTGAAATTCACTAAAACTGCCACACTGGATTCTCCCATAATATATTATTACCATCATCATTGTTTTtattggaggaggaggaggaggaggaggaagaggaggaaaaaaaaaattcttgtaaGTCTCAGGAAATGCAAGCAGAGTACTGTTCTGGAAGTACTATTATCAAACCCAGAAATCCAAAATCTATCCAGAGTAGGCAACAATATCTACAGAATGTGATTTTActtcacagaaaacagttttgttaaAGGAAAGTGTACTCTCTCAGTTAAGGtgcaaataaatactgtttAATCATAGGCAGAGAGAAGCAAGAAATGAAACTCTTCTGCTTTGACTGCTTAAATAATCATAGGCTaaactgaaggagaaaaggtaaaattttcCCTGTTTCTGGGAAATCAGTTTCTAGATATAAAAATAGGAGGCCATATCCGCATGCTGGAAAAATTGTAATCAAGTCCTTTATCAGATAACATGAAATAGGAAATAACTTTGATCCAGCTCTCAGTAAATTAAACTGGACAGCTGCCACTAACTTTACCAGAGTTGGATCCTTACCAGAGGGACTACTGTACTGAGCGACCAGACAAATTTAACTGAGACAGTATAGGTAAGAGCAGGGTTAGCTGACAAATGTTATTATAAGAAGTACAGATCtgccaagaaattaaaaaatttattaaaacttGCTCTTTATCCAACTTCAAATGTAAGCCTtctatgtatttaaaaagaacatgtACTTTACTGTTGCTCCTACTATCCTCAGCATCAACCCACAAATAGAAAAATGGGTATCAAGTTtgcttattttcagaactggaTGTTCTGTccaaaaacaaacagacatcAGCTGACAAGTTTTAGCAGTTGACCTCAAGAGTTCAGATAATCtagcttttttttcaaatgggaCAGAGGAGGTTGCTGGGGATAAAAATAGAGGATGCATCTAGATTCACAGTGAGATCAAGTATTACAGGATAAACTGGAAGAAATCCTGACACATGCAGAGCATAATGAAGACTGGAATCTAACAAgtattatgaaaatattactaaagacaaaagagataaaaagaaTTAGGCACTGGCATGTAAATATATGTTTTCCAATACATCTAGTAATCAAAAGAGACTTTTCTCAGGCTTTGATGGACAAAGATAAAACAATTGTGTGTCTCAGAAGGGAGTTTGGAAATAGTGAACCCATCATTTTTGGCCTGGTGTCAGAAATTACAAATGTCCTTCAGGAAACTGAAACTTACTTCAGACTTTTCTGGAAcgtaagaaaagaaaaccatttcagAACCGTGCTAAGCATTTGCTTTAACTCATACTTCTACAACCCTGCCAAATACCGATATGATGAACGTCAATGAATTTCCTCTAGACAAAAGACATAATACATTCAGGTATCAAGAACCTGTTATTTGAACAAAATGCATGTTATCCTACATGTTAGTTATCCAACATTTCTAACCCTCttcctgcatttttaatgtactGCATTGTCTCATGGAGGCTATTAGGGGAAAGCTGAAAGGCTAAACTTCATGCAGAATTTGGTCTCTTAAAACCTTCACTACTGGTTTTGTGATTTATGGCCAAGGACCTATGGGGAAGAGGGCTAATCCTTCTCTTTTGGCAGAGGAGATTATAAAAAAGGAGGTAGAAGGAAACTCATCTAGTTCTACATTCTATTTCTTGTGTCGCAATAAAATGCTTCATGGCACTTCATCCCAATGTCTGCATCTAGAGCCACCATTTGGGGTTTCTGCTAAAAATACCCAGTGCTGGAATAATAACTTCTATACAGGGCCCCAACACAGAAACATATGCAGCATGTTTATTACCAAGCATCCTTCTGTCCCATTAGCTTGAGAGGGCAGAATCCTGTGGAAGGCATGGCATTCAGGTGAGAATATGCAGCTAAGTCTGACTCAGCAATTCTTTAGCCTCAGATCATAGAGGTATTACAGCAAGTTCACACTTAGGTCCCCCATTCAGACTGCAGCTCTCACCCATCTAATGAAAAATCTCCTTGGGATGCACACTGGATGTCTGAGTATAAGAAAGCCTCTTACAGGGTCTCTGATGTTTTATGGAAGCAGCTGGGATGAAGACTGTCTCTCCCTACACAGAGAGTGTCTGATACCTCCATGGTATGACCATGCAAGAGGACTATGCTGTAACTCAAATGAGAACTATTCTCAGAGGGAAAAATATATCTGCATCAGCAAAGATGGAATGCCCTTCAGGCACCAAATCCAAGGTAACACCTTTAATATGGTCATATCTTGatcaaataactgaaaaaaacatgaacCTGGAGGACATGTATGAATGCTGATGACTATGTGGCTTATACAGCAGATAATGATCTGCCAGCCTCAAAATTTTCAGTTCTCAGCAACCTCAATAGCCTGCTATACGAGTTATACAGTGTCTTGCCTTCCTCAGTGCCTACTGGCTTTTTGGTTCCCTGACCCTTTGCTTTCCCTAACTCCTTCCACCTTCTTTGTCATCATCTGACAATAATACAACCTCTGTATAGCCCCCaagagagggaggagagcatCACTGACTCCCTATAATTTTCATCTCTAGATGGGAAGGATGAGATCTACATGCAGATCTATTTAAAGGGTTGTGTCTGTTTCAGGAATTGTAACTTTGTTCCTAGCTACAAAAAGAACACCAACGCATTACCGTGTAACCCACATCAGACCTTACAATTGTACTCCACATCTAACTTGTCATCTGttgaaaaaaggattaaaagaaacaacttaAAGTTCTGTCAtctgcttctttcccttttctggaatttctgaaatactgtatataaaaataaatgcatctaCTTCCTTCATTACCTTTCTCAGGCACCAGCTCCCCAGCTATGACACTTCCTGTTTTGTTAGTCTGACGGGATCCAAAATCTACAAAAGATGCAATACAGAGATGTGATAACTCACATAGACTACAAAATAactaatttcttattttcttctattcagAGGCATTGCCTTTTTCACTTTACAGAAGGAACAAGTTaatctaaaaattaaatagaaggCACTAGAGAAAAAAGTCCCTACTTTTTACCTTAGTCTCTTGTTGCTGGCAAAAAACAAGCTGTGGAAATTCCAAatcttatttctaaaaaaaagaaagtatgatTTAAGTGATGCTGAATCTAAAAGTGAAACTGTTGAATAGCCTTTAAATCCACATACTTAGAGTGCCAAGTACTGTACCATAAGTCAAACTTTATTAGTTTGGGTAGCTGAGACTATGTCTTCATAGTGgcatatgtaaaaaaaacccaaaacccacaacaaaaagaACTTTCCCTTTTGAAATACTCTCCAGTGTATATCAAAAGCCAAATTCAAATACAAGCCTTGGAGTATTCAAAATCTCTTTGGGAATTTTGAAGTGACAGCTCAGATCTACTTTTATTTTGAGCCAGATATACTGAGATGTG encodes:
- the VCAM1 gene encoding vascular cell adhesion protein 1 isoform X2, coding for MGRTSRAVLLILYVFMTVKAFEMEIIPANRIVAQIGETLILTCNTTGCASPSFSWRTQMDNPLGGTVNNHRTYSTLTMNPVSIVNSHDYLCTVFCGEKEKKEKSIKVELYSFPSNPIIEIRPSLVAGEPVTVICKIPDVYPSDHLEVLLKKEGYILHEENFYEDDSTNTETKTVTYSFNPTAEDIGKEIICVAKLPIAYMDFEPKERVTSQKLNTNFGPKITIITASPGNSPMEGDPLKLTCVTESNSPTQTVWRKHLADESIQHLIENNVLFIPHTRFTDSGLYICEVINLVTNKTEKATMDIVIQGSPNITELSIEPSITVREGENVSIQCSAEGNPPPKIILRRKSDSADMGSYSEGRILLLPSVTFLNGGDYECIAENKFGKSKSEITLNVEYGPKNTMISVIPATAVREGETVVMKCTSSGNPAPVISWKKKTATGELEKMFEDATLPIQNVKSQDMGLYECEAYNQFGREEKAVKLLVQVPPQNITVLVYPSENVKEGENVTITCSTYSNPPSQMVLKKVHQEKEIILSSVNGTFILYNVTKNDAGRYLLDVFNEAGNNVKVIEISVVGRLEKTDQMIPLIIAFSCVTAIAVPVVAILIYVSRKAKINGSYSLVKALRLKV
- the VCAM1 gene encoding vascular cell adhesion protein 1 isoform X3 — its product is MGRTSRAVLLILYVFMTVKAFEMEIIPANRIVAQIGETLILTCNTTGCASPSFSWRTQMDNPLGGTVNNHRTYSTLTMNPVSIVNSHDYLCTVFCGEKEKKEKSIKVELYSFPSNPIIEIRPSLVAGEPVTVICKIPDVYPSDHLEVLLKKEGYILHEENFYEDDSTNTETKTVTYSFNPTAEDIGKEIICVAKLPIAYMDFEPKERVTSQKLNTNFGPKITIITASPGNSPMEGDPLKLTCVTESNSPTQTVWRKHLADESIQHLIENNVLFIPHTRFTDSGLYICEVINLVTNKTEKATMDIVIQGSPNITELSIEPSITVREGENVSIQCSAEGNPPPKIILRRKSDSADMGSYSEGRILLLPSVTFLNGGDYECIAENKFGKSKSEITLNVEYGPKNTMISVIPATAVREGETVVMKCTSSGNPAPVISWKKKTATGELEKMFEDATLPIQNVQISSVKDGGILSLMSMELKGGPNIIRSFRKLQIMKGEICLGTDSICKVLRSQWRIQTPAYKRFKEKFLPKILLC
- the VCAM1 gene encoding vascular cell adhesion protein 1 isoform X1: MRRNGKIKVENAAEFMYVLPIVVKAFEMEIIPANRIVAQIGETLILTCNTTGCASPSFSWRTQMDNPLGGTVNNHRTYSTLTMNPVSIVNSHDYLCTVFCGEKEKKEKSIKVELYSFPSNPIIEIRPSLVAGEPVTVICKIPDVYPSDHLEVLLKKEGYILHEENFYEDDSTNTETKTVTYSFNPTAEDIGKEIICVAKLPIAYMDFEPKERVTSQKLNTNFGPKITIITASPGNSPMEGDPLKLTCVTESNSPTQTVWRKHLADESIQHLIENNVLFIPHTRFTDSGLYICEVINLVTNKTEKATMDIVIQGSPNITELSIEPSITVREGENVSIQCSAEGNPPPKIILRRKSDSADMGSYSEGRILLLPSVTFLNGGDYECIAENKFGKSKSEITLNVEYGPKNTMISVIPATAVREGETVVMKCTSSGNPAPVISWKKKTATGELEKMFEDATLPIQNVKSQDMGLYECEAYNQFGREEKAVKLLVQVPPQNITVLVYPSENVKEGENVTITCSTYSNPPSQMVLKKVHQEKEIILSSVNGTFILYNVTKNDAGRYLLDVFNEAGNNVKVIEISVVGRLEKTDQMIPLIIAFSCVTAIAVPVVAILIYVSRKAKINGSYSLVKALRLKV
- the VCAM1 gene encoding vascular cell adhesion protein 1 isoform X5, translating into MGRTSRAVLLILYVFMTVKAFEMEIIPANRIVAQIGETLILTCNTTGCASPSFSWRTQMDNPLGGTVNNHRTYSTLTMNPVSIVNSHDYLCTVFCGEKEKKEKSIKVELYSFPSNPIIEIRPSLVAGEPVTVICKIPDVYPSDHLEVLLKKEGYILHEENFYEDDSTNTETKTVTYSFNPTAEDIGKEIICVAKLPIAYMDFEPKERVTSQKLNTNFGPKITIITASPGNSPMEGDPLKLTCVTESNSPTQTVWRKHLADESIQHLIENNVLFIPHTRFTDSGLYICEVINLVTNKTEKATMDIVIQGSPNITELSIEPSITVREGENVSIQCSAEGNPPPKIILRRKSDSADMGSYSEGRILLLPSVTFLNGGDYECIAENKFGKSKSEITLNVEYGPKNTMISVIPATAVREGETVVMKCTSSGNPAPVISWKKKTATGELEKMFEDATLPIQNVKSQDMGLYECEAYNQFGREEKAVKLLVQGLSGGSRHLHTKDSKKNSSPKYYCVSISIRKCQRRRKCHYYM
- the VCAM1 gene encoding vascular cell adhesion protein 1 isoform X6, whose amino-acid sequence is MGRTSRAVLLILYVFMTVKAFEMEIIPANRIVAQIGETLILTCNTTGCASPSFSWRTQMDNPLGGTVNNHRTYSTLTMNPVSIVNSHDYLCTVFCGEKEKKEKSIKVELYSFPSNPIIEIRPSLVAGEPVTVICKIPDVYPSDHLEVLLKKEGYILHEENFYEDDSTNTETKTVTYSFNPTAEDIGKEIICVAKLPIAYMDFEPKERVTSQKLNTNFGPKITIITASPGNSPMEGDPLKLTCVTESNSPTQTVWRKHLADESIQHLIENNVLFIPHTRFTDSGLYICEVINLVTNKTEKATMDIVIQGSPNITELSIEPSITVREGENVSIQCSAEGNPPPKIILRRKSDSADMGSYSEGRILLLPSVTFLNGGDYECIAENKFGKSKSEITLNVEYGPKNTMISVIPATAVREGETVVMKCTSSGNPAPVISWKKKTATGELEKMFEDATLPIQNVQISSVKDGGILSLMSMELKGGPNIIRSFRKLQIMKGEICLGTDSICKVLRSQWRIQTPAYKRFKEK
- the VCAM1 gene encoding vascular cell adhesion protein 1 isoform X4, with the protein product MGRTSRAVLLILYVFMTVKAFEMEIIPANRIVAQIGETLILTCNTTGCASPSFSWRTQMDNPLGGTVNNHRTYSTLTMNPVSIVNSHDYLCTVFCGEKEKKEKSIKVELYSFPSNPIIEIRPSLVAGEPVTVICKIPDVYPSDHLEVLLKKEGYILHEENFYEDDSTNTETKTVTYSFNPTAEDIGKEIICVAKLPIAYMDFEPKERVTSQKLNTNFGPKITIITASPGNSPMEGDPLKLTCVTESNSPTQTVWRKHLADESIQHLIENNVLFIPHTRFTDSGLYICEVINLVTNKTEKATMDIVIQGSPNITELSIEPSITVREGENVSIQCSAEGNPPPKIILRRKSDSADMGSYSEGRILLLPSVTFLNGGDYECIAENKFGKSKSEITLNVEYGPKNTMISVIPATAVREGETVVMKCTSSGNPAPVISWKKKTATGELEKMFEDATLPIQNVKSQDMGLYECEAYNQFGREEKAVKLLVQGLSGGSRHLHTKDSKKNDTRTKCYHLLHICRCYICSEYSVKENR